The Candidatus Methylomirabilota bacterium genome contains the following window.
GCCGAGGGATTCCTTCACGTCAAGGGCAAGAAGGGTGACGCCCACACCATCGTCATCACGTTGTCTAACCTCTTCACGACGCCGCTGCACACGGGCATCCCGGTCAGCTGGAAGGATCTGACGCCCGTGGCCCGGGTGGCCCTCGACCAGTTCATCCTCTGGGTCAATGCCGAGACGCCCTACAAGACGGCGCGTGAATACCTCGCGGCCGTCAAGGAAAAGAACGGCACCATGAAGATGGGGGGCACGGGCTCGGCGCAGGAAGACCAGATCATCACGATCCTGCTCGAGCAGGCGCAGGGGGTGAAGTTCACCTACGTGCCCTTCAAGGGCGGGGGCGAGGTCTGTGTCAACCTGGTCGGCAAGCACGTGGACTCCACGGTCAACAACCCGATCGAGTGCGTGAGCCACTGGAAGGCGGGCCGCGTCCGCCCGCTTGCCGTCTTCGACTCCGCCCGAATCCCGGTGGCCGAGTGGAAGGATATCCCCACGATCAAGGAGGCGCTCGGCGCCGACATCACCTACCTGATGCTGCGCGGCGTTTTCGGCCCTCCCGACATGCCCAAGGAAGCCGTGGCCTGGTACCAGGATCTTCTGAAGAAAGTCGCCGAGACTCCGGAGTTCAAGGACTACATGCAGCAAGGGGCGCTCAAGTCCGCCTGGCTCGTGGGGCCCGAGTTCAATACCTGGCTCGAGCGCGAGGATCAAGCGCACCGCGACCTCATGACCAAGGGCGGGCTGCTGAAGAAGTAGCCGACATGCGCGCCGCGGACCTCACGACGGCGGCGGTGCTGATCGCGGGCGGAATGCTCGTGATCTGGGACTCGGTGCGCATCGGCATCGGCTGGGGCACCGACGGGCCCAAGAGCGGCTTCTTTCCGTTCTGGCTCGGCGTCCTCATGATCGCGGCCTGCCTCGTCATCGCGGCGCAGGCTCTCAGGCGCGCGGACCGTACGCTCTTCGTCCGGCGTGGGGCCATCGCGCCCGTTCTCAAGGTGCTGCTGCCGGCCACGGCCTTCGTCCTCGTCACACCCTGGATCGGCCTCTACGTCGCCACGACGCTGTACATGGCCTCCTACATGCGCTGGATCGGGCGGCACTCCTGGCCGTCTGTGGTGGTCGTCAGCGTGGCAGTCTCGGCCGTGACCTTCTATGTCTTCGAGATCTGGTTCCTCGTGCCCATGCCCAAGGGCCCCTTGGAAGCCTGGCTGGGCTACTAGCGGATGGGCCTCGAGAACCTGCTGCTGGGCTTCCAGGTCGCGCTCCAGCCGCACAACCTCCTTCTCGCCGTCATCGGCATCGCCCTCGGCACCATCATCGGCGTGCTCCCGGGCCTGGGGGGCGCCAACGGCGTGGCCATCCTGCTGCCCCTGACCTTCTCCATGCCGCCGACCTCGGCCATCATCCTGCTCACGAGTCTCTACTGGGGCGCGCTCTTCGGGGGCGCCATCACGTCGATCCTCTTCAATATCCCGGGCGAGCCCTGGTCGGTGGCCACGACCTTCGACGGCTACCCCATGGCGCGGAACGGGCAGGGAGGACAGGCGCTGACCGCCGCCTTCACCTCTTCCTTCGTCGGCGCACTCTTCTCCGTGGTCCTCATCACCCTCTTCGCGCCGCTCCTGGCCGAGGTGGCCCTCAAGTTCGGTCCGCCGGAGTTCTTCGCGATCCAGCTCCTGACCTTCTCGTCCTTCGTCGGGCTCGGGGGCGGCAGCGCCATGAAGTCGCTCGTGTCCATCCTCATCGGCTTCATCATGGCCGCGGTCGGGCTCGACATCGTGACCGGCACGCTGCGGATGACCTTCGGCTTCACCGATCTCATGAAGGGGTTCGACTTCATCGTGGCGGTGATCGGCCTCTTCGGCATCGGGGAGATCCTGCTGACCGTGGAGGAGGGCCTCGCCTTCCGCGGCGTGTCGGCGAGCATGCATCCCCGCGTCGTGTGGCAGACGTGGCGCGAGCTGCCGAAATACTGGCGTACGTTCATCCGGAGCGCCGTCATCGGGTTCTGGATGGGCTTCAAGCCCGGCGGCGCCACGCCCGCGTCCTTCATGAGCTATGCCTTCGCGAAGCGGTTCTCGCGCCACCCCGAGCAGTTCGGGCGGGGGACGATCGAGGGCGTGGTGGCTCCCGAGACGGCGGCCCACGCGGCGGGGGGCGCCTCGCTGCTGCCCATGATCACCCTCGGCATCCCGGGCAGCCCCACCGCGGCGGTGATGCTGGGGGGGCTCATCATCTGGGGGCTCCAGCCGGGCCCGATGCTCTTCAAGGAGCGCCCGGACTTCGTCTGGGGGCTCATCGCGAGCATGTACACGGGCAACGTGATCGGCGTGATCATGGTCCTCGCGTTCGTCCCGCTCTTCGCGGCGATCCTGCGCATCCCGTTCCCGATCCTCACGCCCGTCATCGTCTCGATCTGCGCGGTCGGGGCGTACTCGGTGCACAGCA
Protein-coding sequences here:
- a CDS encoding tripartite tricarboxylate transporter substrate binding protein encodes the protein MTRQWRRLIGLMLVGALTAGAPAAHAAWQPTKPIEFVIPAGTGGGADQMARLIAGLAEKHKLTPRPIIAVNKSGGAGAEGFLHVKGKKGDAHTIVITLSNLFTTPLHTGIPVSWKDLTPVARVALDQFILWVNAETPYKTAREYLAAVKEKNGTMKMGGTGSAQEDQIITILLEQAQGVKFTYVPFKGGGEVCVNLVGKHVDSTVNNPIECVSHWKAGRVRPLAVFDSARIPVAEWKDIPTIKEALGADITYLMLRGVFGPPDMPKEAVAWYQDLLKKVAETPEFKDYMQQGALKSAWLVGPEFNTWLEREDQAHRDLMTKGGLLKK
- a CDS encoding tripartite tricarboxylate transporter TctB family protein → MRAADLTTAAVLIAGGMLVIWDSVRIGIGWGTDGPKSGFFPFWLGVLMIAACLVIAAQALRRADRTLFVRRGAIAPVLKVLLPATAFVLVTPWIGLYVATTLYMASYMRWIGRHSWPSVVVVSVAVSAVTFYVFEIWFLVPMPKGPLEAWLGY
- a CDS encoding tripartite tricarboxylate transporter permease, producing MGLENLLLGFQVALQPHNLLLAVIGIALGTIIGVLPGLGGANGVAILLPLTFSMPPTSAIILLTSLYWGALFGGAITSILFNIPGEPWSVATTFDGYPMARNGQGGQALTAAFTSSFVGALFSVVLITLFAPLLAEVALKFGPPEFFAIQLLTFSSFVGLGGGSAMKSLVSILIGFIMAAVGLDIVTGTLRMTFGFTDLMKGFDFIVAVIGLFGIGEILLTVEEGLAFRGVSASMHPRVVWQTWRELPKYWRTFIRSAVIGFWMGFKPGGATPASFMSYAFAKRFSRHPEQFGRGTIEGVVAPETAAHAAGGASLLPMITLGIPGSPTAAVMLGGLIIWGLQPGPMLFKERPDFVWGLIASMYTGNVIGVIMVLAFVPLFAAILRIPFPILTPVIVSICAVGAYSVHSSMVDVWYMVGFGVVGYVFKKLDYPLAPFVLALVLGDLA